The genomic region GCGATTCCCTACGCAGCGGCCGACCCGCTCCGGGTCATCCCGAGCATCATCGCCGGCAGTGCGGTCGCGGGCGCAACTTCGATGGCACTGGGCGTGACGATGCCCGCTCCCCACGGCGGCATCTTCGTCTTCCTGCTGTCGAATAGTCCGCTGCTGTTCCTCGCCTGCGTGGTGCTGGGGTCGCTCACCACCGCGGCCGTCGCGACGCTCATCAAGCCCGACTACGAAGAGCGCATGGCAGAGAGCAGAGCAGAGGGTGACGCACAGCCCTCGGACTGAAAATCGAAGATAAACTACCAACGACCGCCCGATTGGCCCATTTCACGTACACGCAATACGATACGATACCATGCAACAGCCACAACCCGACATCCGAGAGATACTGACGACCGACACCGTCGCCCTGACCACCGAACCCACCGACAAGCACGACTGTATCGAGACGCTGCTCGACCTCGTGGTCGAAACCGGTCGTGTCGACGACCGGGACGCAGCCCTCGACGCGCTCCTCGCTCGCGAGGAGGAGACGACGACCGGCGTCGGCAAGGGAATCGGTATCCCGCACGCGAAGACCGACGCCGTCTCCGAACCGACGCTCGCGTTCCTCCGCTCCGAGGCCGGCATCGACTTCGACGCGATGGACGGCGAACCGGCACACCTGATATTCATGATACTGGTCCCCGAGAGCGGGAGCCAGGACCACCTCAGCATCCTGAGCAGCCTCTCGCGGGCGCTCATGCACGACGACGTACGTGAGGCGCTGTACGACGCCGAGTCACCCGACAAAGTGGTCGACGTGGTCGTGGAGGCGGTCGAATGAGCGAACGAATCGTCGAGGTCGTCCCCGCCGACGGCCTGCACGCCCGACCCGCCGCGAAGTTCGTCGAGGCCGCGAACGAGCACAAGGCCGACGTGACGGTCCAGCCCGTCGATGGCGACACCGACCCGGTCGATGCCCGGAGCATGCTCGGCGTGACGAGTCTCGGTGTGGCCTGTGGCGATTCCGTGAAACTGACTGCCGAGGGGGCCGACGCCGATGAGGCGCTCGACGCGCTCGAAACCGTCCTCTCCACGCCGGAGGCCGAACAGGACGCATGAGCTGGCGACTCGACGGCGTCGGTGCCACGCCCCGGTCCGGGGTCGGCACCGTCGTGTGGTACGACCCGGACGCGAGCCTGGACGAGCCGCCCGATCCGGAGACGGTCGACGCGGACGCCGAGCGCGAGCGCGTCGCAGACGCCCGCCAGACCGCACGGGAAGAACTCGAAACTGAGCGCGAGCAGACCCGCGAGCGCATCGGCGACGAGGAGGCCGAAGTGTTCGACGCACACCTGCAGTTCCTCGACGACCCACAGCTGGTCGACGCCGTCGACGACGCCATCGACGAGGGACTACCCGCCGAACACGCTGTCGTCGCCGGGTTCGAAGACCCCATCGCCCAGTTCGAGGGCATGGACGGCATGATGGCCGAGCGCGCGGACGACCTGCGGGACATCCGCGACCGCCTGGTCCGCCTCCTGACCGATGGCGACCGGGTCGACCTCGGGGACGTCCCCGAGGGCACGGTCCTGCTCGCGGAGCGACTCACGCCGAGCGACACGGCCCAACTCGATTCCGACCGCGTGGCCGGCTTCGCGACGGTCGAAGGCGGTCGTACATCCCACGCCGCCATCTTCGCTCGGTCGCTCGCCATCCCGGCCATCGTCGGGCTGGGCGACCAGCTCAGCGAAGTCGAAGAGGGAGCGACCGTCGTCGTGAACGGCGACGACGGAACGCTCGTCGTCGACCCCGACGAGGAGACCCGGACCGCGGCCGAACAGACGGAGACGGTCGAACTCCGCCCGGACCCGGTCACGACCGCCGACGGAACTCCCGTCGAGGTTGCGGCGAACCTCGGCACACTCGCGGAACTGGACGGTGCAGTCGAACAGGGCGCGGACGGCATCGGGTTGTTCAGAACGGAGTTCCTGTTTCTGGACCGCACCGCCCCGCCAACCGAAGACGAACAGGCCGACGTGTACTCCGAGGCGCTCGACGCCTTCCCCGAGGGGCGCGTCGTGGTCCGGACGCTCGACGTGGGTGGCGACAAGCCCATCCCGTACCTCGATCAGCCCGACGAAGACAACCCATTCCTCGGCGAGCGCGGCGTCCGCCGGTCGCTCGGGCGCGACACCGACCTGTTCGAGACGCAGTTGCGCGCGCTCATGCGAGCGGCCGCTGTTGGCGACGGGGACCTCGCGGTCATGTTCCCCATGGTCGCGACCGTCGAGGAACTCGACACCGTCTTGGCGCGGGTCGAGTCGGTCGCATCGGACCTCGAATCAGCGGGTATCGCCTACGAGGTTCCCGAACTCGGGGTCATGATAGAGACCCCCGGAGCCGTGTTCCTCGCGGACGAACTCGCCAGCCGGGTCGACTTCCTCAGCCTCGGAACGAACGACCTCACGCAGTACGTCATGGCCGCGGCCCGCGAGAACGACCGCGTCGCGGACCTCCACGACCCGCTCCATCCGCCAGTCCTGCGCGCGATCAAGCGGACCGTCGAGGCCGCCCACGCGAACGACGCCTGGGTCGGCATGTGCGGCGAGATGGCCGGTGACCCCGAAGTCACGGAACTGCTCGTCGGGCTCGGCCTCGACGAACTGAGCATGAGCGCCGTCACCGTCCCCGCAGTGAAGGCGGGCGTCGAAGCCGTCACCGACGACAACGCCGCCGCCCTCGCAGAACGTGCATTGTCAGCACAGACCAAAGACCAAGTGCCCACCACCACCAACGATTCACCATGAAACTCGTCGCAGTCACGTCCTGTCCGACCGGAATCGCACACAGCCAGATGGCAGCAGAGAACCTCGAACAGACAGCGCCGGAACTCGGCCACGAGATCAAGGTCGAGGTCCAGGGCGCGATGGGCGCGGAGAACGAGCTCACGGCCGCGGAGATCGACGCGGCTGACGCGGTCATCATCGCCGCAGATACGGCCGTCAGCCGCGACCGATTCGAGGGAAAGCCCCTCGTCAAGGGAACCGTGAAAGACGCGGTCAACGACCCCGAGGGACTCATCGAGCAGGCCCAGGCGGAGGTCGACGGCGCTGGCTCGGCGGAGGCAGCTGGAGACGAGGCTGCCGAATCCGAGACGGCCACGACCGACACCACGGATGCAACCACGACCGACACCGAGCCCACCCAGCGCCCGAAGGGCGGCGACCGCTCGAAGGGGCTGTTCGCGCGGCTCAAGCGGCTCTTCTCCTGAGTTCGCCCGATTCGTTCCCGTCTTCTGGTCGGAGCCCTACCCGCGGAGTCGATACGCTTTTCCACCAGCCATCTGACACGCCGGTATGGACGAGGTCTCCCGAACTGCGAGCGTGTACGAGGGTGACACCGCGGCGTTCGTCGAGAAGTACCGATCGGAATCGGTCGCGGCACTGTACGGGCAGCGGTTCTTCGAAGCCCTCGCCGGTGAACGGGTCCTCGACGTCGGTTGCGGGCCCGGTGCCGACTCGACGGTGTTCGCCGAGCGCGGCTTCGAGGTGACGGGATTCGACCGGACCCGGCCGTTCCTCGAGACGGTACGCGAGCAAGTCCCCGAGGCTCGCGCCGCTCACGGCGACATGCGCTGGCTCCCCTTCCGTGACGATGCCTTCGACGGCGTCTGGAGCTCTGCCTCCCTGCTTCACGTCCCGCGCGAGGACGTTCCTGCGACGCTCCAGGAGTTCCGACGGGTCCTCGCCCCGGACGGCGTCGTGTTCGCGTCGCTCAAGCGCGGCGAGGAGAGCGGCTACAGCGAGGATGGCCGGTACTTCGAGCGATACACGCCAGCGGAGGTGCGACGGCTGTTCGCGGAGAACGGGTTCGACTGCGTGGACATCGAGATAGAAGAAGTGCCGGACACCGAGCCGCCGCTAGCATGGATCAGCGTCCTCGCGGGTGACGTGCGTCCCGCGAGCGAGGATTAGTTCTCGGTCAACGCATCGACCAGTTCGGGCGTCCCCAGAATCGTCGGGACACGCTCGTGCAGTTCTCCAGGCTCACGGTCGAGCAACCGCTGTCTCCCGTCGGTCGCTGCCCCGCCCGCGCACTCGACGATGTGGGCAACGGGGTTCGACTCGTACTGGAGCCGCAACACGCCGTTGGGCCGCCCCTCGTGTTCGGGGTAGCACAGCAGGCCGCCGTTGGCCAGCAGGTGTCCCATGTCCGCGACCATCGCGCCGGTGTACCGGAGTTTGAGGCCGACCTCGCCCGCCAGATCGAGCACGCTGGCCGGCATCCCATCGTCGGTCCGGTCGATGGTTCCGACGCCGTCGAGTCCCACGACGGTAGCCTCGTCCGGAAGCGTCACCTGACTGGGCGCGACCCGCTCCCCATCGCGAACGACCCACTCTGTTGCCTCCCCCTCGTGAGCGACCGTCATCGTCGTCAGCGGGCCGTACCGGACAACCGCGCTGGCGACGAGAGTCGTTCCCTTCGCGGGCAAGGGCGCATCGTACACGCCGACGACGGTTCCGACGAGGTTGTTCGACGCGAGGTTCGAGGAGCCGTCGACCGGGTCAACCGTGACGGAGAAACCTGTCCCACAGTCGACGACCGATTCGCGTTCTTCGCTGGCGTAGGCACCGACCGCATCGAGCGCCGTCAGCCGGTCGTGGAGCAGTGCGTCGACCCGGTCGTCGGCCGCGATGGTGTGGTCGCCGGAGGGGTTCTCGCCTGC from Haloarchaeobius sp. HME9146 harbors:
- a CDS encoding PTS sugar transporter subunit IIA; its protein translation is MQQPQPDIREILTTDTVALTTEPTDKHDCIETLLDLVVETGRVDDRDAALDALLAREEETTTGVGKGIGIPHAKTDAVSEPTLAFLRSEAGIDFDAMDGEPAHLIFMILVPESGSQDHLSILSSLSRALMHDDVREALYDAESPDKVVDVVVEAVE
- a CDS encoding HPr family phosphocarrier protein, giving the protein MSERIVEVVPADGLHARPAAKFVEAANEHKADVTVQPVDGDTDPVDARSMLGVTSLGVACGDSVKLTAEGADADEALDALETVLSTPEAEQDA
- the ptsP gene encoding phosphoenolpyruvate--protein phosphotransferase, whose amino-acid sequence is MSWRLDGVGATPRSGVGTVVWYDPDASLDEPPDPETVDADAERERVADARQTAREELETEREQTRERIGDEEAEVFDAHLQFLDDPQLVDAVDDAIDEGLPAEHAVVAGFEDPIAQFEGMDGMMAERADDLRDIRDRLVRLLTDGDRVDLGDVPEGTVLLAERLTPSDTAQLDSDRVAGFATVEGGRTSHAAIFARSLAIPAIVGLGDQLSEVEEGATVVVNGDDGTLVVDPDEETRTAAEQTETVELRPDPVTTADGTPVEVAANLGTLAELDGAVEQGADGIGLFRTEFLFLDRTAPPTEDEQADVYSEALDAFPEGRVVVRTLDVGGDKPIPYLDQPDEDNPFLGERGVRRSLGRDTDLFETQLRALMRAAAVGDGDLAVMFPMVATVEELDTVLARVESVASDLESAGIAYEVPELGVMIETPGAVFLADELASRVDFLSLGTNDLTQYVMAAARENDRVADLHDPLHPPVLRAIKRTVEAAHANDAWVGMCGEMAGDPEVTELLVGLGLDELSMSAVTVPAVKAGVEAVTDDNAAALAERALSAQTKDQVPTTTNDSP
- a CDS encoding PTS fructose transporter subunit IIB — encoded protein: MKLVAVTSCPTGIAHSQMAAENLEQTAPELGHEIKVEVQGAMGAENELTAAEIDAADAVIIAADTAVSRDRFEGKPLVKGTVKDAVNDPEGLIEQAQAEVDGAGSAEAAGDEAAESETATTDTTDATTTDTEPTQRPKGGDRSKGLFARLKRLFS
- a CDS encoding class I SAM-dependent methyltransferase, yielding MDEVSRTASVYEGDTAAFVEKYRSESVAALYGQRFFEALAGERVLDVGCGPGADSTVFAERGFEVTGFDRTRPFLETVREQVPEARAAHGDMRWLPFRDDAFDGVWSSASLLHVPREDVPATLQEFRRVLAPDGVVFASLKRGEESGYSEDGRYFERYTPAEVRRLFAENGFDCVDIEIEEVPDTEPPLAWISVLAGDVRPASED
- a CDS encoding class 1 fructose-bisphosphatase, with translation MTTGVAAVLDAVAAAEPAIRRALATSRGDSAAMVSAGENPSGDHTIAADDRVDALLHDRLTALDAVGAYASEERESVVDCGTGFSVTVDPVDGSSNLASNNLVGTVVGVYDAPLPAKGTTLVASAVVRYGPLTTMTVAHEGEATEWVVRDGERVAPSQVTLPDEATVVGLDGVGTIDRTDDGMPASVLDLAGEVGLKLRYTGAMVADMGHLLANGGLLCYPEHEGRPNGVLRLQYESNPVAHIVECAGGAATDGRQRLLDREPGELHERVPTILGTPELVDALTEN